The Amycolatopsis methanolica 239 nucleotide sequence AGCCCGCCGGCCCGGTGTCCGCGCTGTCGGACAGTCCGCGGCCGCGGACGTCGAGCACCAGCGGGCGCACGAGATCGGTGAGCTCGCGGGCCACGAAGTCCATCGTGATCGCCGGGCTGGTGATGCCGGGCAGCACGAGGAGCGGGACGCCGTTGTCGGGTCCGTAGTCGAGCACGTGCAGCCGCACCGCGCCGGACCGGACCCAGCGGCTCGTCGCGGGGATGTCGGCGAGGTCGGCCAGCGCGGGCTGGCTCAGTGTGCGGGCGGCCGGGGACTCGGACGGGATCACCATGTCAGGAAACCTTTCTGCCGGCTCGATCGGGCGCGCCGAGGTAGGCCACGGCGTCGTCCAGGCCGATCACGTCGGCGTATTTCGCGTGCAGGTCGAACAACGCGGCGTCGTGCGGCCCGCGGGCCCGGTCGCCGCAGGCTTCGCGCACCACGAGGGTGTTGAAGCCGGACTGCACGGCGTCCACGGCGGTCGCCCGCACGCACCCGGAGGTGGTCGCGCCGCACACGAGCACGGTGTCCGCGCCGAGGCCGGTGAGCAGGGCGGCCAGCCCGGTTCCGTGGAACGCCGAGGCGCCCTTCTTCAGCACGAGGTGGTCGCTGTCGCGGCAGTCCAGCCGGGGGTCGAGCGCGACGGCGTCGCTCCCTTCGCGGAGGCTGCGCATGCCCGGCGCTTTCCGGAGCCAGGCCACGCCGTCGCCGTCGGCCTCGGCGGCGGTGTAGCTGATCGCGGTGTAGACCACCGGGACGTCACCGCGCCGGGCCGCGGTCACGAGTGCGGCGGCCGCGGTCACT carries:
- a CDS encoding isochorismatase family protein, translated to MPVDDHHPGLHGAETDAVYDRAGFGATVPRGQCPVLVVVDLTRGFTEPGFPSGADLTAEVTAAAALVTAARRGDVPVVYTAISYTAAEADGDGVAWLRKAPGMRSLREGSDAVALDPRLDCRDSDHLVLKKGASAFHGTGLAALLTGLGADTVLVCGATTSGCVRATAVDAVQSGFNTLVVREACGDRARGPHDAALFDLHAKYADVIGLDDAVAYLGAPDRAGRKVS